In a genomic window of Alcanivorax sp.:
- a CDS encoding acyl-CoA dehydrogenase has translation MQRFDWKDPLLLETQLTEDERMIRDAAHDYCQSKLMTRVLEANRHEIFHREIMTEMGELGFLGPTIPEQYGGAGVNHVSYGLVAREVERVDSGYRSAMSVQSSLVMFPIYAFGSEAVRQKYLPKLATGEWVGCFGLTEPDHGSDPGSMSTRAKKVDGGYRLNGAKTWITNSPIADVAVVWANLDGKITGFVVERSFDGFTTPKIDGKFSLRASITGQIMLDDCFVPEENRLDVEGLKGPFSCLNKARYGISWGAMGAAEFCWQAARQYTLDRKQFGRPLAATQLIQKKLADMQTEITLGLQGALQLGRLMDAGNWAPEMVSLMKRNNCGKAIDIARQARDMHGGNGISDEYHVIRHVMNLEAVNTYEGTHDVHALILGRAQTGIPAFG, from the coding sequence ATGCAGAGATTCGACTGGAAAGACCCGTTATTGCTGGAAACTCAGCTTACCGAAGACGAGCGCATGATCCGTGATGCGGCCCATGATTACTGTCAGAGCAAACTGATGACCCGGGTGCTGGAAGCCAACCGGCACGAGATTTTTCACCGGGAAATCATGACCGAAATGGGCGAACTGGGTTTTCTCGGCCCCACCATTCCCGAGCAATACGGCGGCGCCGGTGTGAACCACGTGAGCTACGGCCTGGTGGCCCGGGAAGTGGAGCGGGTGGATTCCGGTTATCGCTCGGCCATGAGCGTGCAGTCGTCGCTGGTGATGTTTCCGATCTATGCCTTTGGCAGTGAAGCGGTGCGCCAGAAATACCTGCCGAAACTGGCCACCGGCGAGTGGGTCGGCTGCTTCGGCCTCACCGAGCCGGATCACGGTTCCGACCCTGGCTCCATGAGCACCCGTGCCAAAAAGGTGGACGGGGGTTATCGTCTTAACGGCGCCAAGACCTGGATCACCAATTCCCCCATTGCCGATGTGGCAGTGGTATGGGCGAACCTGGACGGCAAGATTACCGGCTTTGTGGTTGAGCGCAGTTTTGACGGTTTCACTACCCCGAAGATTGATGGCAAGTTCTCCCTGCGCGCCTCCATCACCGGGCAGATCATGCTGGATGATTGCTTCGTGCCGGAAGAAAACCGTCTGGATGTGGAAGGCCTGAAAGGCCCGTTCAGCTGCTTGAACAAGGCCCGCTACGGGATCAGCTGGGGTGCCATGGGCGCGGCGGAATTCTGCTGGCAGGCGGCGCGCCAGTACACTCTCGACCGCAAGCAGTTCGGCCGGCCCCTGGCGGCGACCCAGCTGATCCAGAAAAAGCTGGCGGACATGCAGACCGAAATTACCCTGGGCCTGCAGGGCGCGCTACAGCTGGGGCGGTTGATGGATGCCGGCAACTGGGCGCCGGAAATGGTGTCGCTGATGAAGCGTAACAACTGCGGCAAGGCTATCGACATCGCCCGCCAGGCCCGTGACATGCACGGCGGCAACGGTATCAGCGATGAATACCATGTGATCCGCCATGTGATGAACCTGGAAGCGGTAAATACCTACGAGGGCACCCACGATGTCCACGCCCTGATTCTGGGCCGTGCCCAGACCGGGATTCCGGCATTTGGCTGA
- a CDS encoding DUF3302 domain-containing protein, which produces MLSYLALGLLIFVALVLFYGIIVIHDIPYEIAKKRNHPHQDAIHVAGWVSLFTLHVLWPFLWIWATLYRPERGWGFQQIQEQQQVDEALLVALQEKLDAQAERIAALEGKLEEKA; this is translated from the coding sequence ATGTTGAGTTATCTGGCGTTGGGGTTACTGATATTTGTGGCGCTGGTGCTGTTTTACGGCATCATCGTTATCCACGATATCCCCTATGAAATTGCGAAGAAACGGAATCACCCTCACCAGGATGCCATCCATGTGGCCGGTTGGGTGAGCCTGTTCACTCTGCATGTGCTGTGGCCTTTCCTGTGGATCTGGGCAACGCTTTATCGTCCCGAGCGGGGCTGGGGGTTTCAGCAAATACAGGAGCAGCAACAGGTTGATGAGGCGTTGCTGGTTGCCTTGCAGGAAAAGCTGGATGCCCAGGCTGAGCGGATTGCCGCCCTGGAAGGCAAGCTGGAGGAGAAAGCCTGA
- a CDS encoding NAD(P)H-quinone oxidoreductase — translation MRAWCIEDQQLQLDTLPDLKPGPEEICVQVKAIGVNRADLLQVLGRYPAPPGTDSRIPGLEYAGVVSAVGERVLQRQVGDAVMGLVPGCAYAEQVVTHEREALTVPDGMDFARAATLPEAFLTAYRALFLEGGLQPGQWCLIRPATAGVGLAATQLAATLGARPIGSSRDLSKLDTANDMGLAAQVCEDSTLKAQLDALTGGHGVAVILDMVGPDWNALLGGLRAEGTLVNIGILGGLTTELNLGALLMKRQTLKSMTMRSQPLENRIRMAQVFNDRLAPLFASGRLLPLPLETFPFTDAKAAHDHMAGNDFSGKRVIVVGD, via the coding sequence ATGCGTGCCTGGTGTATTGAGGATCAGCAACTGCAACTGGACACACTGCCGGACCTGAAACCGGGGCCGGAGGAAATTTGCGTGCAGGTGAAAGCCATCGGCGTGAACCGGGCGGATCTGTTGCAGGTACTGGGGCGCTACCCAGCACCGCCGGGCACCGACAGTCGGATTCCCGGGCTGGAATACGCCGGGGTGGTCAGCGCCGTGGGCGAGCGGGTGCTGCAACGGCAGGTGGGCGATGCGGTGATGGGCCTGGTGCCCGGCTGTGCCTATGCGGAGCAGGTTGTCACCCATGAGCGGGAAGCACTGACCGTTCCCGACGGCATGGACTTTGCCCGCGCTGCCACCCTGCCCGAGGCGTTTCTGACCGCCTACCGGGCGTTGTTTCTGGAAGGCGGCTTGCAGCCCGGCCAGTGGTGTCTGATTCGCCCTGCCACCGCAGGAGTCGGCCTGGCCGCCACGCAATTGGCCGCGACCCTGGGCGCCCGCCCCATCGGCAGCAGCCGCGACCTGAGCAAGCTGGACACGGCCAACGACATGGGCCTGGCGGCCCAGGTCTGCGAGGACAGCACGCTGAAAGCCCAGCTTGATGCGCTGACCGGCGGACACGGGGTGGCAGTCATTCTGGATATGGTCGGCCCGGACTGGAATGCCCTGCTCGGCGGCTTGCGTGCCGAGGGCACCCTGGTAAATATCGGCATCCTTGGCGGGCTGACCACGGAACTGAATCTTGGCGCCCTGCTGATGAAGCGCCAGACACTGAAGAGCATGACCATGCGCAGCCAGCCGCTGGAAAACCGCATCCGCATGGCGCAGGTATTCAATGACCGGCTTGCGCCCCTGTTTGCCAGCGGTCGCCTGCTGCCCCTGCCACTGGAAACCTTCCCCTTCACCGACGCCAAAGCCGCCCACGACCATATGGCCGGGAACGACTTCAGTGGCAAGCGGGTAATTGTGGTTGGCGACTGA
- a CDS encoding organic hydroperoxide resistance protein, with amino-acid sequence MSLEKVLYEATATATGGRDGRAASDDGQLSVKLSTPKALGGPGGEGTNPEQLFAAGYSACFLGALKLVAGKAKVTLPEETAITGQVGIGPLGGGFGIQATLNVNLPGLDQEQAQTLVEKAHQVCPYSNATRGNIDVELVVTV; translated from the coding sequence ATGAGTCTGGAAAAAGTATTGTATGAAGCCACTGCCACAGCCACCGGCGGTCGTGATGGTCGTGCTGCCAGCGATGACGGCCAGTTGTCAGTGAAGCTCAGCACCCCGAAGGCCCTGGGTGGGCCGGGCGGCGAGGGCACCAACCCGGAACAGCTGTTCGCCGCCGGTTACTCGGCCTGTTTCCTGGGCGCCCTGAAGCTGGTGGCCGGTAAAGCCAAGGTTACCCTGCCGGAGGAAACCGCCATTACCGGTCAGGTGGGTATCGGCCCCCTGGGTGGCGGATTCGGCATTCAGGCGACCCTGAATGTGAATCTCCCCGGGCTGGATCAGGAACAGGCACAGACCCTGGTAGAGAAAGCCCATCAGGTGTGCCCATACTCCAATGCCACCCGCGGCAATATTGATGTGGAGTTGGTCGTTACCGTTTAA
- a CDS encoding acyl-CoA dehydrogenase family protein: protein MIRDAETLTQLTDTIARFVRERLVPAEQQVAETDTIPEDIVAEMKAMGLFGLSIPEQYGGLGLTMEEEVLVAFELGRTSPAFRSLMGTNNGIGAQGILIDGTEEQKQKYVPALATGDVIGAFCLTEPDVGSDSGAVKTRAQRDGDHYILNGTKRYITNGPHAGLFTVMARTDPEIQGGGGVTAFIVEGDTPGISRGKADVKMGQKGAHTCDIIFDNCRVPAENIIGGKEGVGFKTAMKVLDRGRLHISAICVGVATKLIEDAVNFAAERKQFGKPIIEHQLIQAMLADSRAEMFAGRSMVLEAARSKDRGEKVSLDASCCKLFCSEMVGRVADRAVQIHGGAGYMADYAVERFYRDVRLFRIYEGTTQIQQIVIARELARQAARS from the coding sequence ATGATCCGTGATGCCGAAACCCTCACTCAGTTGACCGATACCATTGCCCGCTTTGTCCGTGAACGGCTGGTACCTGCCGAACAGCAGGTGGCCGAGACGGACACCATTCCCGAGGACATTGTGGCCGAGATGAAGGCCATGGGGCTATTCGGTTTGTCGATTCCCGAGCAATACGGCGGCCTGGGGCTGACCATGGAAGAGGAAGTGCTGGTGGCCTTCGAACTGGGTCGCACCTCCCCTGCCTTCCGCTCGCTCATGGGTACCAATAATGGTATCGGCGCCCAGGGCATCCTTATTGATGGTACCGAAGAACAGAAACAGAAATACGTGCCGGCGCTGGCCACCGGCGACGTGATTGGCGCCTTCTGCCTGACCGAACCGGATGTGGGCTCGGATTCCGGAGCGGTGAAGACGCGCGCCCAGCGGGACGGCGACCACTACATCCTCAATGGCACCAAGCGCTATATCACCAATGGTCCCCATGCGGGGCTGTTTACCGTGATGGCCCGTACCGATCCTGAGATCCAGGGGGGCGGTGGCGTTACCGCCTTTATCGTGGAAGGGGATACCCCCGGCATTTCCCGTGGCAAAGCCGACGTGAAGATGGGCCAGAAAGGTGCCCACACCTGCGACATCATTTTCGATAACTGCCGGGTACCCGCCGAAAACATCATCGGTGGCAAGGAAGGGGTCGGTTTCAAGACTGCCATGAAGGTCCTGGACCGTGGCCGCCTGCATATCTCAGCCATCTGCGTGGGCGTGGCCACAAAACTGATCGAGGATGCGGTGAACTTTGCCGCCGAGCGCAAACAGTTCGGCAAGCCCATCATTGAGCACCAGTTGATTCAGGCCATGCTGGCGGATTCCCGGGCAGAGATGTTCGCCGGACGTTCCATGGTCCTGGAAGCGGCCCGCAGCAAGGACCGGGGAGAGAAGGTCAGCCTGGATGCCTCCTGCTGCAAGTTATTCTGTTCCGAAATGGTAGGCCGTGTCGCCGACCGGGCCGTGCAGATTCACGGCGGTGCCGGCTACATGGCCGACTACGCGGTGGAGCGCTTCTACCGTGACGTGCGCCTGTTCCGGATCTACGAAGGCACCACCCAGATCCAGCAGATTGTCATTGCCCGGGAACTGGCGCGGCAGGCGGCACGATCATGA
- a CDS encoding YbaY family lipoprotein, with amino-acid sequence MRPSIFTLRSVPVLLGSAGIVALLALAGCDQGKPESDSEQPTVEQQSEKAEQQILSGKVMYRERMAMPAGATLTVSLEDVSLADAPSTVIAEQHIDDPGQVPVPFTLRYAKDAVVHDHPMAYAVRAEIRGADGQLLWLTTERHTVELGERASGEDITVMLQRISSGQPEDAQPKTGMAGAKEAGATFWAVGNEPGWHLAIYPEEKLVFVGDYGETTVTTPDPGAQTEGSETIYQANTETAQLKVEIIETSCEDTMSGETFEYQVKVTSNETLYSGCGRDL; translated from the coding sequence ATGCGACCTTCAATATTTACCCTCCGTTCTGTTCCCGTGTTGCTCGGCTCCGCCGGCATTGTTGCCCTGCTTGCGCTGGCAGGCTGTGATCAGGGCAAACCGGAATCTGATAGTGAACAACCTACGGTTGAGCAGCAGAGCGAAAAAGCCGAGCAGCAGATCCTCAGCGGTAAAGTCATGTACCGCGAACGCATGGCCATGCCCGCAGGGGCAACGCTCACGGTAAGCCTGGAGGATGTGTCGCTGGCGGACGCGCCGTCTACAGTGATTGCCGAGCAGCATATTGATGACCCGGGTCAGGTGCCGGTGCCCTTTACCCTGCGTTATGCCAAGGACGCTGTCGTCCATGATCACCCCATGGCCTATGCGGTACGCGCGGAAATCCGTGGTGCGGACGGGCAGTTGCTGTGGCTCACCACCGAACGTCATACCGTCGAGCTCGGCGAGCGGGCCAGCGGTGAAGACATCACCGTCATGTTGCAGCGGATCTCCTCCGGACAGCCTGAGGATGCACAGCCGAAAACAGGTATGGCCGGAGCGAAAGAAGCTGGCGCCACCTTCTGGGCTGTGGGTAACGAGCCCGGTTGGCACTTGGCCATTTACCCGGAAGAAAAGCTGGTGTTTGTGGGCGATTACGGCGAAACCACGGTAACCACTCCGGATCCGGGGGCTCAGACCGAAGGCTCTGAAACCATCTACCAGGCCAACACTGAAACCGCCCAGCTGAAAGTGGAAATCATCGAAACCTCTTGCGAAGATACGATGAGTGGCGAGACCTTCGAGTATCAGGTGAAGGTCACCAGCAACGAGACGCTCTACAGTGGTTGTGGACGGGACCTGTAG
- a CDS encoding OmpW family outer membrane protein encodes MDVKKRFLLVVVLGFLSAHVASQDMYGPDYPGVTFTQKIFGEDRLYFRFGAIHMSPDIKTRSITLSNLSEIAEVAVEPGEQEGEAFSDPLTIPAAIIGYKLRWGDGGWSIETMAALPPTLELKAKGKLADEPLVTEANGIPTGVPALGEKVGETKVAPPMVTLVKRFRMDHDFRPYVGLGAVYLFTYDSHVTNPILTEVGEPELEIQDKFGWVGQIGVDWRLSDYWWLAADMKYVSVKEVKAKVDRTFIRAPGLPQYQYAEVGDAEFVADMNVYAFHLGVGFTF; translated from the coding sequence ATGGATGTTAAAAAACGGTTTCTCCTGGTTGTCGTGCTGGGGTTTCTTTCTGCCCATGTTGCCAGTCAGGACATGTACGGCCCGGATTACCCCGGGGTGACATTCACCCAGAAGATTTTTGGCGAAGACCGGCTCTACTTTCGCTTCGGAGCCATCCATATGTCCCCGGACATAAAGACCCGGTCGATCACCCTCAGCAACCTGTCAGAGATTGCTGAAGTGGCGGTAGAGCCTGGTGAGCAGGAAGGTGAGGCGTTCAGTGATCCGCTCACCATTCCGGCCGCTATCATTGGTTACAAGCTACGCTGGGGGGATGGCGGCTGGTCCATCGAAACCATGGCAGCATTACCGCCCACGCTGGAGCTGAAAGCCAAAGGAAAGCTGGCGGATGAGCCTCTGGTCACCGAGGCAAATGGCATCCCCACCGGGGTGCCGGCACTGGGAGAAAAGGTGGGTGAAACCAAAGTGGCGCCCCCCATGGTGACTCTGGTAAAGCGCTTCCGCATGGACCATGACTTCCGACCTTATGTGGGGTTGGGGGCGGTTTACCTGTTTACCTATGACAGCCATGTCACCAACCCGATTCTCACTGAAGTCGGTGAGCCGGAACTGGAAATTCAGGACAAGTTCGGTTGGGTAGGTCAAATAGGGGTGGACTGGCGTCTGAGTGACTACTGGTGGCTGGCGGCGGATATGAAATACGTTAGCGTCAAGGAAGTGAAAGCCAAGGTGGACCGCACCTTTATCCGTGCCCCTGGCCTTCCGCAGTATCAGTATGCGGAAGTGGGCGATGCGGAGTTCGTGGCGGACATGAATGTGTATGCCTTCCACCTGGGTGTGGGGTTCACGTTCTGA
- a CDS encoding 3-oxoadipyl-CoA thiolase, with amino-acid sequence MLDAYIYDGLRTPFGRHGGALAPVRPDDLLAGVIRELVQRNGFEPSRYEDVVIGNTNQAGEDARNVARHAGLLAGLPESVAGITVNRLCGSGLAATLDAARMVTVGEGELIVSGGTESMSRAPFVMAKAEKAFSRDMTIFDSTIGARFPNPTILSQFGADTMPETAQNVADDLGIGREEADAFAARSQQRYEAARERGFYREEILPVTVPQGRKKDPLIVADDEHPRAGTTAEKLAKLPAIVEGGIITAGNASGVNDGAAALIIGSRAAGEVAGIAPRARILAGAVAGVAPRVMGLGPVEACRKALARSGLTLDQMDVIEINEAFAAQVLGCCKQLGLAGDDVRLNPNGGAIAVGHPLGASGARLALTAMRQLEATGGRYALVSLCIGIGQGVAMVIEKQ; translated from the coding sequence ATGCTGGATGCCTATATCTACGATGGCCTGCGAACCCCCTTTGGTCGCCATGGTGGCGCCCTGGCACCGGTGCGACCGGATGATCTGCTGGCCGGGGTGATCCGTGAGCTGGTGCAGCGTAACGGGTTCGAGCCGTCCCGCTATGAAGACGTGGTGATCGGTAATACCAACCAGGCCGGTGAGGATGCCCGCAATGTGGCGCGCCACGCCGGCTTGCTGGCGGGGCTGCCGGAATCCGTGGCGGGTATTACCGTTAACCGCCTGTGTGGTAGTGGCCTGGCGGCGACGCTGGATGCGGCGCGCATGGTGACGGTGGGTGAGGGCGAGCTGATTGTGTCCGGCGGTACCGAGTCCATGAGCCGGGCGCCGTTCGTGATGGCCAAGGCGGAGAAAGCCTTCAGCCGCGACATGACTATTTTCGACAGCACCATCGGTGCCCGCTTCCCCAACCCGACTATCCTCAGCCAGTTCGGCGCCGATACCATGCCGGAAACCGCCCAGAACGTGGCGGATGATCTGGGCATCGGCCGGGAGGAGGCGGATGCCTTTGCGGCCCGCTCTCAGCAGCGATACGAGGCGGCGCGGGAACGCGGTTTCTACCGGGAAGAAATCCTGCCGGTCACCGTTCCACAGGGTCGCAAGAAAGACCCGCTGATCGTGGCAGACGATGAGCATCCCCGCGCCGGCACCACCGCTGAAAAACTGGCAAAACTGCCTGCTATCGTTGAGGGTGGCATCATTACCGCAGGGAATGCATCGGGCGTGAATGACGGTGCGGCGGCTCTGATTATCGGTTCCCGTGCTGCCGGTGAGGTGGCGGGTATTGCCCCCCGTGCGCGCATTCTTGCCGGCGCCGTGGCCGGTGTGGCGCCCCGGGTCATGGGCCTGGGGCCGGTGGAGGCCTGCCGCAAGGCGCTGGCCCGGTCCGGCCTGACTCTGGACCAGATGGATGTGATCGAGATTAACGAGGCGTTCGCCGCCCAGGTTCTAGGCTGCTGCAAGCAGCTTGGTCTGGCCGGGGATGATGTGCGGCTGAATCCCAACGGCGGCGCTATTGCCGTGGGGCATCCGTTGGGGGCGTCCGGCGCCCGTCTGGCCCTTACCGCCATGCGCCAGCTGGAAGCCACGGGTGGTCGCTATGCGCTGGTGAGCCTGTGTATCGGTATCGGCCAGGGGGTGGCCATGGTGATTGAGAAGCAGTGA
- a CDS encoding MBL fold metallo-hydrolase — protein sequence MSLHYPFTDLPPVGQRFKVADGVYWLRFPLPFALDHINLWLLEDNNGWVIVDTGLGVRRSRDIWQQLLAEQLDGKPVNRIIVTHYHPDHLGMAGWLQQHCQAPVIMSRGEWQLASHICDASDEQTIQRFKHFLGSHGLQGDNLAKVAGKGNGFRRVVMPMPVDPQFVGAGDNLTIDGQRWQIHIGRGHAPEHLCLYRESDRLLISGDQVLPTISSNLMVRPTEPEANPVVAFVDSLKAIRDALPEDTLVLPAHGLPFRGLHQRINALVDHHDQQLEQVQAACRQQPHNAHDILPVMFNRELDVQQLMFAMGESIAHLNCLVEQGRVQREYRNGVWHFAA from the coding sequence ATGTCCTTACACTATCCGTTCACTGATCTGCCGCCGGTAGGCCAGCGTTTCAAGGTGGCCGACGGGGTTTACTGGCTGCGTTTTCCGCTGCCCTTTGCCCTCGACCATATCAATCTCTGGTTGCTGGAAGATAACAACGGCTGGGTGATCGTGGATACCGGGCTGGGGGTTCGCCGCAGCCGGGACATCTGGCAACAGCTGCTGGCCGAGCAACTGGACGGCAAACCGGTGAACCGCATCATCGTCACCCATTACCACCCGGACCATCTGGGCATGGCCGGCTGGCTGCAGCAACACTGCCAGGCGCCGGTGATCATGAGCCGTGGCGAGTGGCAGCTGGCCAGCCATATCTGTGACGCCAGCGACGAGCAGACCATCCAGCGCTTCAAACACTTCCTCGGCAGCCACGGGCTTCAGGGCGACAATCTGGCCAAGGTGGCGGGCAAGGGCAATGGCTTTCGTCGCGTGGTGATGCCCATGCCTGTGGATCCGCAATTTGTCGGAGCCGGTGACAACCTGACGATTGATGGCCAGCGCTGGCAGATTCATATCGGTCGCGGTCATGCCCCTGAGCACTTGTGCCTTTACCGGGAAAGCGACCGCCTGTTGATCAGTGGCGACCAGGTGCTGCCCACCATTTCCAGCAATCTGATGGTGCGCCCCACGGAGCCGGAGGCGAACCCGGTGGTAGCCTTCGTGGACAGTCTCAAGGCAATTCGTGATGCCTTGCCGGAGGACACCCTGGTGTTGCCCGCCCACGGTCTGCCGTTTCGAGGTTTGCATCAGCGGATAAATGCACTGGTGGACCACCATGACCAGCAACTGGAGCAGGTGCAGGCCGCCTGCCGTCAGCAACCCCATAACGCCCACGACATCCTGCCGGTGATGTTCAATCGGGAGCTGGATGTGCAACAGCTGATGTTTGCCATGGGCGAAAGCATTGCGCACCTCAATTGTCTGGTGGAGCAGGGCCGCGTGCAGCGGGAATATCGCAACGGCGTCTGGCACTTCGCGGCCTGA
- a CDS encoding MarR family transcriptional regulator, whose protein sequence is MNDDATTDASWLKLDLQVCFALYSAQLAMSKVYRKLLKELGLTYPQYLVMMVLWEQDRLSVSEIGERLFLDSATLTPLLKRLEGMGLVLRQRSRPDERHVEVTLTESGRALRQQAEKVPEAVLCASQCSPEELVQLRDELHGLRARLATAD, encoded by the coding sequence ATGAATGATGACGCCACCACCGATGCCTCCTGGCTGAAGCTGGACCTGCAGGTCTGTTTCGCCCTGTATTCCGCGCAGCTTGCCATGAGCAAGGTGTACCGCAAGCTGTTGAAAGAGCTGGGGCTCACCTATCCCCAGTATCTGGTGATGATGGTGCTGTGGGAGCAGGATCGGCTTTCCGTGTCGGAAATCGGCGAGCGCCTGTTTCTGGATTCCGCCACCCTGACGCCCCTGCTCAAGCGCCTGGAAGGCATGGGTCTGGTGCTGCGCCAGCGCAGCCGTCCGGACGAGCGCCATGTGGAAGTGACCCTTACCGAGTCAGGCAGGGCGTTGCGCCAACAGGCGGAGAAAGTGCCGGAAGCGGTACTGTGCGCCAGCCAATGCAGTCCTGAAGAGTTGGTGCAGCTGCGCGACGAGCTGCATGGATTGCGTGCACGACTGGCAACGGCGGACTGA